In the Deinococcus reticulitermitis genome, one interval contains:
- a CDS encoding CoA-binding protein yields MTTRTELRDVSDIRRVLSEHKVVAVVGFHADAMKPAHYVPEYLSRQGYTIIPVNPALAARGQSFFGQRAVSTLAEITTPVDIVEIFRRSDKVYLHLQDILNMQPPPKVVWLQQGIRDDAVAAELLGRGIEVIQDRCMLADHRSLL; encoded by the coding sequence ATGACGACCAGAACCGAATTGCGTGACGTGTCCGACATCCGGCGCGTGCTGAGCGAGCATAAGGTGGTGGCCGTGGTGGGCTTTCACGCCGACGCCATGAAGCCCGCCCACTACGTGCCCGAGTACCTCAGCCGCCAGGGCTACACCATCATCCCCGTTAACCCGGCGCTTGCGGCGCGCGGCCAGAGCTTTTTCGGTCAGCGGGCGGTGTCCACCCTCGCCGAAATCACGACGCCCGTGGACATCGTTGAGATCTTTCGCCGCAGCGACAAGGTGTATCTGCACCTGCAAGACATCCTGAACATGCAGCCTCCCCCGAAGGTGGTCTGGCTCCAGCAGGGCATCCGCGACGACGCGGTGGCCGCCGAACTGCTCGGGCGCGGCATCGAGGTCATTCAGGACCGCTGCATGCTCGCCGATCACCGCTCGCTGCTGTAG
- the trpS gene encoding tryptophan--tRNA ligase produces the protein MSRVFSGIQPTGEPHIGNYFGAMRNYVRLGEQYGKQSLYCVVDLHAITNPAASDPRYLAARTFDMAVANFAVGLDPSQVTFFVQSHVPEHQELAWIFTCLTPVGELERMTQYKDKTAQLESVPAGLLMYPALMAADILLYKAGVVPVGEDQTQHIELTREIARKFNHHFGETFPEPQAVYNKEALRIPGVDGHGKMSKSKGETSTLGILEPLDSVWQKLRVAPTDPARVRRTDPGNPDVCLIFDYHKLFSDLPTIELVNVECRRAGIGCVDCKKKLMEGVTAHLTPIQERAEELRADPSYVRDALAQGAQEARAIAAPVMEEVREKVGFLKV, from the coding sequence ATGTCACGGGTCTTTTCGGGAATCCAGCCGACGGGCGAGCCGCACATCGGCAACTATTTCGGGGCGATGCGCAACTACGTACGCCTCGGGGAGCAGTACGGCAAACAGAGCCTCTACTGCGTGGTGGACCTGCACGCGATCACCAACCCGGCGGCCTCCGACCCCCGGTACCTCGCGGCCCGGACCTTCGACATGGCGGTCGCCAACTTCGCGGTCGGCCTTGATCCGAGCCAGGTGACCTTCTTCGTGCAGTCGCACGTGCCCGAGCACCAGGAACTCGCCTGGATCTTTACTTGCCTGACCCCGGTGGGTGAGCTCGAGCGCATGACCCAGTACAAGGACAAGACGGCCCAACTGGAAAGCGTCCCGGCGGGGCTGCTGATGTACCCCGCGCTGATGGCCGCCGACATTCTGCTCTACAAGGCGGGCGTCGTGCCGGTCGGCGAGGACCAGACCCAGCACATCGAACTGACCCGCGAGATCGCGCGCAAGTTCAACCACCACTTCGGAGAGACCTTCCCCGAGCCCCAGGCGGTCTACAACAAAGAAGCCCTGCGGATTCCCGGCGTGGACGGCCACGGCAAGATGAGCAAGAGCAAGGGCGAAACGAGCACGCTCGGCATCCTTGAACCGCTCGACTCGGTCTGGCAGAAACTGCGGGTCGCGCCGACCGACCCCGCGCGCGTGCGCCGGACCGATCCCGGCAACCCCGATGTCTGCCTGATTTTCGACTACCACAAGCTCTTTTCCGACCTGCCGACCATCGAGCTGGTCAACGTCGAGTGCCGCCGCGCCGGCATCGGCTGCGTGGACTGCAAGAAGAAGCTGATGGAGGGGGTCACCGCGCACCTTACCCCGATCCAGGAGCGGGCCGAGGAGTTGCGCGCCGACCCGAGCTACGTCCGCGACGCGCTCGCGCAGGGCGCTCAGGAAGCGCGCGCCATCGCCGCGCCGGTCATGGAAGAGGTGCGCGAGAAGGTAGGTTTCCTGAAGGTGTGA
- a CDS encoding M48 family metallopeptidase: MTRRTPAAPPTEQSWQVAGLEVRVRRSDRRRTLALQVRGGRVTAYAPLRLPDATIRAFVEGKRDWLRRQVGAQQRRPAPLPLRDGSTFSFLGETLQVRVSGVAAPRREGNTLLVAPEGAGASIAGQVETWTCEAALPTYTRMVEAYAQELGVRGRLRTVRVSRTRSRWGSCTHSGDIRLHWALSRAPLEVLRYVALHEAAHLLELNHSPRYWRHVARVMPDHEHWRRWLREHGEALGGGGQG; this comes from the coding sequence ATGACGCGCCGCACGCCGGCAGCCCCCCCCACCGAGCAAAGCTGGCAGGTGGCGGGGCTGGAAGTCAGGGTCCGGCGCAGCGATCGCCGGCGCACCCTCGCATTGCAGGTGCGCGGCGGCAGGGTCACGGCCTATGCCCCGCTGAGGCTTCCCGACGCGACCATCCGCGCCTTTGTCGAGGGAAAGCGCGACTGGCTGCGCCGGCAGGTCGGTGCCCAGCAGCGCCGCCCCGCGCCCCTTCCCCTGCGCGACGGCTCGACCTTCTCCTTTCTCGGAGAGACGCTGCAGGTCCGGGTATCGGGGGTCGCGGCGCCCCGGCGTGAGGGGAATACGCTCCTTGTCGCGCCGGAGGGCGCCGGAGCCTCCATCGCTGGGCAGGTGGAGACATGGACCTGTGAGGCGGCCCTGCCCACCTACACCCGGATGGTGGAGGCCTACGCGCAGGAGCTCGGGGTCCGGGGCCGGCTGCGAACGGTGCGGGTGAGCCGCACGCGTTCGCGCTGGGGCAGCTGCACGCACTCGGGCGACATCCGGCTGCACTGGGCGCTGAGCCGCGCGCCCCTGGAAGTGCTGCGTTACGTCGCGCTGCACGAGGCCGCGCACCTTCTTGAACTCAACCACTCGCCGCGCTACTGGCGCCACGTCGCCCGCGTGATGCCCGATCACGAGCACTGGCGACGCTGGCTGCGCGAGCACGGCGAGGCCCTGGGGGGCGGGGGCCAGGGCTGA
- a CDS encoding M23 family metallopeptidase: MRRLVLLVLFAFAAYLLWVFVWPSIEQARRYAALVGAPAPTALPHPLPGRGLSDTWGAARSGGRRHEGIDLFAPRGTPIRATTEGLVLQVGSNTLGGRTVMVLGPGGQRHYYAHLEGYAAGLTRGDWLEVGDTVGYVGDSGNARGTPPHLHYGIYTSGGAINPYPLLRAGQNRAE, encoded by the coding sequence ATGCGCCGCCTGGTCCTCCTCGTCCTCTTCGCGTTCGCGGCGTACCTCCTCTGGGTGTTCGTGTGGCCTTCTATCGAGCAGGCGCGGCGCTACGCGGCGCTCGTCGGGGCGCCGGCCCCCACGGCGCTGCCCCACCCACTGCCGGGTCGGGGGCTGAGCGACACCTGGGGCGCGGCCCGCAGCGGGGGGCGCCGGCACGAGGGCATTGACCTCTTCGCCCCGCGCGGCACGCCCATTCGTGCGACCACTGAGGGCCTGGTGCTCCAGGTCGGTTCCAACACCCTCGGCGGGCGCACGGTGATGGTGCTTGGCCCCGGCGGACAGCGGCACTATTACGCCCACCTCGAGGGTTACGCCGCAGGATTGACGCGCGGTGACTGGCTAGAGGTGGGCGACACGGTGGGCTACGTGGGTGACAGCGGCAACGCCCGGGGCACGCCGCCTCACCTGCACTACGGCATCTATACCTCAGGCGGGGCGATCAACCCGTATCCGCTGCTGCGGGCGGGCCAGAACCGGGCCGAGTAG
- a CDS encoding segregation and condensation protein A: protein MSTTPRTLPATFRVQLPMFGGTLGELAAALRSEELRPSEVPLLRLTREVLAWAQAVTGAPGMLDDAPHDLLPALANVIALKARLLLPRPEPDHPDEDGDPLPDDVLGGVEALAELGTLVSFLAERRREREGLIPGRAVGVTLPRRERPRPPQGSLARLVQAAQNAVRQVEVPLLTRERLTLVGALAALRVFGARLRHFGFWTVHAEDWGERTTYFAALLEGVKDGSFDAEQEGLYGEIRVTSRQPPP from the coding sequence GTGAGCACCACTCCTCGTACCCTCCCCGCTACATTCCGCGTGCAGCTTCCCATGTTTGGGGGCACGCTCGGGGAACTCGCCGCCGCGCTGCGCTCGGAGGAGCTGCGGCCGTCCGAGGTGCCGCTGCTGCGCCTGACGCGCGAGGTGCTGGCCTGGGCCCAGGCGGTCACGGGGGCGCCAGGAATGCTGGATGACGCCCCCCACGACCTGCTGCCGGCCCTGGCGAACGTGATCGCGCTCAAGGCCCGGCTGCTGCTTCCCCGGCCCGAGCCCGATCACCCGGACGAGGACGGTGACCCGCTGCCGGACGACGTGCTCGGGGGCGTCGAGGCCCTCGCTGAACTGGGCACCCTCGTCTCCTTTCTTGCCGAGCGGCGCCGCGAGCGTGAGGGCCTGATCCCCGGCCGCGCGGTGGGCGTGACTCTGCCCCGGCGCGAGCGCCCGCGTCCGCCGCAGGGAAGCCTGGCAAGGCTGGTGCAGGCCGCGCAAAATGCCGTCCGGCAGGTCGAGGTGCCGCTGCTCACCCGCGAGCGGTTGACCCTGGTGGGCGCCCTGGCCGCGCTGCGGGTGTTCGGGGCGCGGCTGCGTCATTTCGGTTTCTGGACTGTTCACGCCGAGGACTGGGGCGAGCGCACGACCTATTTCGCCGCGCTGCTCGAAGGGGTCAAGGACGGCAGTTTTGACGCCGAGCAGGAGGGGCTGTACGGCGAGATCCGCGTGACCTCGCGCCAGCCGCCGCCCTGA